caaCTGTCACAGTAAGTTGCACTGAAATGTCACCTGTGTTTGATTCATTATCAGTCACACATCCGTCTTAAATCATTTGTGCTCTGTTCTTGTCAGTTCAACAGACGGAGAGTGATGGACTcagatgatgaggatgattACTAATTTTAAACGGGAGCCCTGGGACAAGCCAAGAAATCAGGAGAGGATATGCTTTTCTGGGACTCTGATACTATCTTTGACCTGTTAGCAGAATCCTGGGATGCCACACTTGCTTCTGTGTGTCTCTGGAAACTACATTACCAAGAGCGGAGTTTACATTGTGACATAAGTGGTGGGGGGTAGAATACACACGGTTTCAGACAAGGTGTTCTTTTGCGATCTCTTTTCAATCAAATTGCTACAAATTTGCTCTGCTTGTGTTGTACTCCTGACGGCTCATGACACTGTTTGACTCCTCTAGTCTCTTTCAGtagttacttttttttcccaccatgTTTGACTTCCGTTGCTCAATCAGAAAAAAGCTAGATGAATCTAGACTTTTCTGTGAATACAATACATTGTTTTCTATTTAGGGCCAGCATCCCATTCGCTCTGGATGGTGCACTtggatttatttctttttgcgGACATGTATCTTGAAGgtttacataaaaaacattaaaaagccTTAAATTCAAAAGTTTGTTTCTCTGATGAGCCATCTCTGAAGTGTTCAACTCCCTTTTTAAAGGtttacattttgggttttcACACAGACTGTGTTCTTTGGATCAAGGCACACAGTTATCACAGTTGTGACCATGCTCAACACGAGAACAGAAGAATGTTGCAGCTGCATCACACAGTATCCTCATTACCATAGAAAAAGCTGACATACTGTTTCTTTATTGTTGGTTGACTCTTTTTGCTAAATCAACCATTTAAAATTTTGGATTCCAAGAATTAACAAATGCCAAATGTATCCAactacttttaaaataaaaaaagcgtGACTGAGAAATGTGATTTAATTGTTACGTTATTTATCATTATCGGTAAAGTTTATAAGCCACAGTTGACTAACCAAAGGAAATATGTTTTATAACAGTTGCATTGCCTTGAATTAGTTAGCTACAGTAAGCATGACTTTACAGTCAGCATACATTCATACAAACACTACAGTTTAGTGATACTTTTATTAACGTTCATCACTGCTTTGACCTTTCTGCTCCTGCATTGCCAAGTGGAAGAGAAGAGACATCTAATGCTCCAATAACTTACTTTATTTCCATTAGTGGAAGGGGTTTTACTAAAGTGTCAAAAAAGGTCCACGACAAAAGCCCTGCATTTAAAAAGTTTACTTAAGCAAAGGTAAAAGTACCTAATTATTATCTAAATTTGTGTACAATTTGCCTCTGAAATTTTGTGAGTTCAATTAAAAAGTAGTACAAAATGGAAACACTAAAGTATAATTAAAATTCCACTGAAGTAGCTACACTACTTGAGCATTACAGTGTGGCAcaccatttattttttgtactttttttattCCAGCTTTTGGTATACAATTACAACATTTACAGtgagttcattttttaaatattttttatgcgTCATAACTATCAGTTACATGCATTTTCTAATTATTGTATGATTAATAGTATATTTTAATAAACCCTGACTGAGTCTTTGGGATGGTCTCTGTCCTTGCCCCATTTCGCACGAGCGTGGTCAGATGATCCCTCATTGGCTATTCCGACTGCCTCATCAAAATagctcggctctgattggtcgcGGTGTTTGTCACATGTTCAACACCAGCCAATCGGGAGACACCGAGGAAAAGCTGTAGTAAGGTTGGCTAAACTGTAGCTGCTAACCACTAGAAGTAAATGTCTATACCCAGGTATAGCCTGTCAATACTCAGGTATAGACTGTCAATACTCGGGTATAGACGATCAAAACATACACAGGCTCACATTCAGCTGTACCAGGGGACAGTATGGACAAGCCAAACATAGTTACATGCACCGCTCCGGTAAATATAGCTGTGATCAAGTACTGTAAGTATCTTTCTTGACTTATCCTCGTGTAGTAACGTTTGGTTTGTAGCTTTAGGATGCAAAGGTAACTATGTCATGTCTTAAAGGGGACCACTACCTAAATTGAAAATACCAATATATTATTTCTGTGGCAgaggaaagttcaatcagtatttgtgaagtaatctctctcaaagccagaaaccagagaagtaagtctcaaacttgtgatgtcatagggtataaagtgtGGAGCttctccacagacaatgaatgggaatTTAACTTTGTAGACACACAGAGgggttgttttctttttatacccaaatgagctttccTGAAACAGAacatgtacccatatactcagaacactccccggggtgctctcagtgtcatctaggaCACCTCTCACCatttattgtctatggagcagctccacactttataccctatgacactgaatatttgAGTTTTACCTCTCAagttttggattttggagagaCTTGCTTGTGTTCACTAATACTTTTAGACCACCTTATACCATAGGAATGGCATGTATACATTTGAAAATGGATGTAGCTCCACTGTTGTTTGTTATATGGTGACTTTTGTATCATGTCTCACTGAATATTGGACATTAAAGGGTGGCTTTAGAGTTGAGCATATTCATACTGTTTAATTGTATCAATCTGACAACACCTCAGTCATGCACCTATGAATCTTCCTTTTCAGGGGGGAAGAGAAATGAAGACTTAATTCTACCCATCAACTCCTCATTGAGCGTCACATTGCATCAAGACCAGGTATTTATGTACACAGCATTGTCATCAATCTGACTATGAATGTGTCTGTGTTCTGTAGGAAAACAGGCTTTGAGCTTCATCAGTGTGCCAGTGTTAACACTCCTGCCCAGAGCTGCTGCCCTGAGTGGCTGTGTATTCCTCCCATCATGTATAGACTCCAAATAAAATAAGAGAACAAAGAGGCTAATGTAATTATGCCACTCATAGCATTTTTGTGTTAACTGGTAGTTTAAGCTCAGCTGGTCACTCTTGAAACATTTATATGTACTTGTGCTATTTCAAGCATTATGTACACAGTGTGGTAAAACTGTGACAAACTTTGTAGCAGAGCTGGCATTAAAACGTCATGTcagcattttgaaaaatacaatgGAAACATTGCAAGAAAGTATAAATACATGACTCTGATTATGTAAAATATTGACCTCCGTGTTGAATATTGCCTTGGATGATGATTAACATAAATTTTGTCATGTATAATGTTTAAATCTTGAAGCAAAGGTGTTAAATCTGATATAGATCTgacttttcttcttccttcttttaagctgaaaacaaccacaacagtTGCAACCAGCAGATCATTTCAGGAAGATCGAATATGGCTCAATGGCAAAGAGGAGGACATAACCCATCCAAGACTACAATCCTGTCTGAGAGAGAGTGAGTCCTGTCTGTTTTGTTCCTCTTAAAAAGCCTGGAAATGAGAAAAACTGAGAGTTAGAGAGTGCAGGCCATTGTGTCATTTTCCTGTGTTCTGAATTTAGTACGACGACTAGCAAGGAAGAGACGTAATGACGGGGACCCCGCTTTGGATTCGACTTGTTTGTCTCACAAAGTTCACATCTGCTCCGTAAACAACTTCCCCACTGCTGCCGGGCTCGCCTCTTCAGCAGCTGGATTTGCTTGTCTCGGTGAGTGTGAGCACTTCACTAATGACAATAGAGTATTAATTTTATCAAGAGCTCAACAGCTGCATTTCAGCATAGAACAGAAACAGTTCAAACTATCTTATGCTGCCTGTGTGTGCCCATTCTTCAGTATTCCATGTCTTTCTCATACTTATTACATCTTCATTTTTCTCAGTCTCCTCTGCTCTTACCCCTCTTTCATCACTGTGTTGCAGTTTACACTCTGGCCCGGGTTTTTGGCGTAGAGGGGGAGCTGTCTGGGATTGCACGGCAGGGATCGGGCAGCGCGTGCCGAAGTATGTATGGAGGGTTTGTCCAATGGATCATGGGACAGAAAGACGATGGAAAGGACAGTCTAGCCCAGCAGGTGGAGCCAGAGACTCATTGGCCTGAGCTCAGAATCCTCGTACTTGTGGTAGGTCAATTTGAGTGTTTGTGAGAGCGACTGAAATAATGATATGAGTCAGGTATGTCTTGGCACATTTGTTCTCTATTGTGAAGGTCACATACCTAATTTCCTCCTTCTATAAATGACAGTCTTGCGAAACATGTTGAGCAACTGTGTTGACTAGTGCACAAAATGCACGCTTTAActgaaaatagtaaaaagtTATATCACGTGTAATTAATTCACTTTTTCACAGGCCAGTGCTGAGAGGAAGCCAGTGGGCAGCACCTCTGGGATGCAAACCAGTGTACAAACAAGCTGCCTCTTAAAGGTACTATGTTCACTtgctttaatttacatttttcaaTGTACTAACATGACTGTTAACACTGTTAAAAGTGGAAATGAGATGTGTTTAAAGCGAACTTATTGTCACTCACAAGAAGGTCAatcttttctgtttgtgtagCACCGGGCCGAGTCTGTCGTCCCAGGCCGGATGACACAGATGATTGAAGCAGTGCGAAGAAAGGACTTTGCTGCATTTGCTGAACTGACCATGAAGGACAGTAACCAGTTCCATGCAACCTGCCTTGACACATACCCTCCTATCTTCTACCTCAATAGTGTGTCTCAACAGGTTATCAATTTGGTGCATCGGTATAACAGACACTACGGGGAGACTAGGGTGAGCAACAATATCTATGTAGTAATCATCTTGGTATATTGTGTTGGACAGCTGTGAGTTTACCTTTTGTTAATGCATTATTATGcaacattaaaggtccagtgtgtcagatttagggggatatatattagaagaaattaaatataataagaatgttttctttattgtatACTTTCCTTAAAATAAGGATTATTGTGTTTTAGTTACCTTAGAATTATTCAtatatatctacacagggagcaggtcctcgtgtGCAGAGTCCACCATATTGCAcccccatgtttctacagtagcccagaatggacaaaccaaacactggctttagataggaccatttgtgttttgtgttggccaccgtaattagcagcccctctgtgacaagaaaaacatgatttcttttttatgtaaaacttcttaattcagtgttttcactggtttaaatcacctgattcatttgttttggagaggaactTCCGCTAAAAAGATCTATATCAAAATaaggtgaacacacattaagttatcagagaaaaaaactgagcacacattagcaggtgttggGCTACTGGCCCATCTGTGACAAGCCAAACAGTACAATAGAAGcattgatttgtaatgtgaaactggtttattcagttgttgtttttttaccagttttaatcacatgGGGTGTATTCTCAAAGCTTCCTAGTATGAAGAGTTGCTCTTAGTGACGAACTTCTAAGAAATATCTCAGAATAGTGACATTTTCGAGCTCCTAAgctgaaaaactgttaggaacagggaggaggacttttaaaaggcttaagagtttttttaatcagaggagaaaatggtgaaaacacaaagaggtcggagaaatattctccaaatgcTGAATGACAGTGAATAAATGAAACGCTACAGATTAGATCGTGCAGGAATATGTGTGGTTGATCTCACTAGGGatatgcacacatttcccatTTAACACtataacaccagaaataaaatgatcacatttCTAAGATGTTttgaaaactggaaaaatgcaacagtgcagcagtgatgacttgggtttgtctcaaccttccattagcagagtgatcacactaacaatgacaacactttcacagtcagcagttgatttccactgggtgtccacaccttgcaggctcacaaaaagACGTGTCTGTGACACCCAATCATATCTGTTAACAgaatgcatcatacctagcaacatGTTCAACCACACCTCCTTGCAAAGGTAAAAGGTtttgtcccttccttgctcagagttgctctgagaactttcctataTCATCCTATGCTAGGACTCCTTAATAAAACGTTTTGTttggagctctctgagagtgttctcagaatgtttgtgaatacggctCCTGGTCTCtttgttttaaagaggaagagatcCCTGCGGATAATttagctcccagtaaaaacctcctcaacaatgaacactgaataaatTCTACGCGGGAGAAGTTTcggctggttgcaatctgcagtcctcaccactagatgccactaaatccccttaaCTCTTGCACACTGGGTTAATTTCTCTGCATAATGAAGTGATGTATGGAAATGTGGCTGCTTTGAAGGTGATACAATTGTCGAAAATATCAGTTATCAATGGAGCCAAAACATGTATACCACATATTTTAAAAGTTCTTAAGATCATTTGTCTGTGGCGGTGTGTATGTCTTAAGATCATGTACTTCATGCATTATGTATAACTGTAACGTCCTCACTTTTGTATCATTGAGTGTACgctctttttttcttatgtGAAACATTTCTCTCAGTTCATGCAGCTGAATTTCTGAGATGATGTAATGAAGATGTGAAACTTGCGAGGTAGTTTTCAAACTCTACGTGACTGTCACATTCTGTTTGTTCCCCTCTAGTTGGCCTACACATTTGATGCAGGACCCAACGCTGTTATCTTCACTCTACAGCAGCACGTTCCTGAGTTTGTTCAGGCGGTTCAACATTTCTTCCCCCCTGAGACCAACGGAGGACAGTGAGTTGACAGTCACCAAACTTACTTAGCTTGAGGGAGCAatcctgacagctgactccTGACTGACATACAAATTAATAAATTTATCTAAAAATATGATACATATACATAAACAGTCAGTGATACATGGGTGTTTTTGACTCCAAATAAGCATTTTATTGAGGTGTGTTTGCATTCAGCCTCTTTGAAATTAGTCAGTGAATGTCTCTTCCTTCTCTGCAGGTTTTTCAAGGGTCTTCCTGTCAACCACGCTGCTCTTTCTGAGGAGTTGAAACAGGCTATTGGTCTAGAGCCCATGCCAAAGGGCATAAGCTACATTATTAGTACCAAGGTAAACACATACAGATAGATGTGATCACTCTGTAGCTCAGTTGTTTTATCAGTTCACTTTAAACAGCGACAGAAAATcacttttatcagttttttttattcattttactttGTGTCTATCTTAAGGCTGCAAAACATACAGTAGAAAGATGGGATACATGAATTGTCAGTTTGCGAGACACATTCAGATTTATGTCCACATTTCCTTTTAGCATGCTTTTACGAAACATTGTGTTGCACTCCTTCGACTGAAAATTGTGGCACATATTATGATGCACAGTAGTTCCTCTGTCTTACTGTTTTTACACTAAAGACGTTTATTAAACGGCACTTTATTAGCCTTTATTAGAACAAGCtttaaaatagcatttttaaatgttaccacacagacaCCCAGGATGAATCTGTTGTTTGGTGTCATGATCATTTCTTGTTTTGTGTTCAAGGCTGGACCAGGCCCTCGTGTTGTGGAGGATCACACTCAGCATCTGCTTGGATCTGATGGGTTGCCGAAGAAAACCGTTTGATGTCCTGCAGCCCTAAATGGACAAAGATCCACTCAACAATAATGAAGCTAATTCATCAGAAATCAAACTTGCTTTAGTCACATGTAACAGGTTTTTACAAATCCCAGCAACACCAGATACCTTCCTTACCAGTGTGGATTCTAGTATGTCTTCTTTTAATAGTGCAAAGTCTTAGGGCTGCTGTTAAACTGCACCTACttgggcaacaaaaaagtttatcttGGGTGCATCGGTACAATGGACAACCAAGAAAGGGTGGCAGTGGAGATATCTGCACACCAATGCgactgggctggacagccacaaaaaggtccacaggctgagatcaatgtgaaaaaatgtcaatttatttAGGGATATCTGTCTTGATACTTTCTGCATTGATGTCAGCCTGTGGAAGTTTTTGTGGCTGTAGCATAGGTTGCTTTGGTGTGCAGGTATCTCTGCCAGCCTTCCTTTAACCATCAAACAGTACTGATGTGCCTCTCATCTCTTTATTGCTTTTAGAGGTACTGTTTCAGGTGTAGACATGAACATGTGCTCAACTCTAACTTGGTAAATAAATGggcacactgctgctgcttaaGGGCACTACCAGCGTGCTCTTAAGCAATGCACAATGCAACATTAAGTACTTTTTTTGCCTATGACGGTTTGAATTTATGTTTGTAGCCATGTGTGTAAAGAGGGTGTTATGattatgttttcatcttttgaaaattgaatttaaacCTACAGGATATCCTTAAATCATGTTGGTTTTATTCtgtaacatgaaataaaatatattttagccaatataatgttttgttgtttggtccTTTGCCGTTTCTAGATTCAAGTTTGCTTTTGCGAgaatttttattgaatttttatttatttttttggtcaaCGACCAGTGACTTTAAAAGCTGAAATGATCAGAATGGCAGCAAGCACCTGTTGAGAAATCCCCTATGACTCAACTATGTAAACATGAAGTTATTCTTTAATCTAAGGCAAAAAATCTGACACCTTTAAGAGATTTGTTTATAAACGTAGACCAGAGTGACGGCCTTAAAACGGATGGCAATTAGCAGCATAAGCATATGAAATTCAGGTGCTGCACCtacctttttttaataaatgctCAGACCTGTCCGGTAAGTTTGAAAGGTTAGCCACTCCTCTCCACTGTGGCCCTGCGCTATTCGGAAATGACGACTGCAGCCTCCCGCCCTGCCTCCCCGTCGTCACACATAACACACCTCGCATCTCGTAAAAACATTTCTTCCTTGTAGAAACAATCAAAGTTAAGAGCAGCTCTCTGGTGATTCACAGCAGCCTGCAGAGTGAACGCGATGGGCAAGATAGAGTGGGCGATGTGGGCCAATGAGCAGGCTCTGGCCTCGGGACTCAGTGAGTATAAAAACTTtaccaaaatattaaaaagaaatcagaGAAATTAATGACATAACTTCCAAGAACATTTTAATTGAAAGTCATTAAATACTTTCAACTGTACTGTAAGTCTACgtaaagaataaattaaactgaattttagagtcaagtaaatgtaaaatttaacATACTTTCCTCTCTGAGTGGAGTGACAAAAGGGAggctgtgttgtttgttttaagttttaattttatCTTCCTGCTTCCTTCTTTCAGTTCTCCTCACTGGAGGCATAGTGGGGGTGGCTGGACAGTTCAGAGGCTGGCAGTTTGCTGCTTATGCGGTGTATCCTTTACACTTTTCAGAGACCGAAATGCTAGAGTCCCACTTCAAATATGCAAAACTAAAGTCTGTGCAGCCATTTGCTGCCCTTATTCAACTTTTACATGGCGGCCCTTAAGTACAGTTGCATGCTGTGTAAGAATTCATAATCACATGCCTAAGAGAGAGCTAGAGAAGTTATTTAGGACAGTTAAGTAAATATATTTACCTTTTTGCAAAATATTCAAGCCTACATTCCACCATTTGAAGGCACGAGGCAATATATAATCAACACAATCATGTCTGCGTGTATTTGTATACACGAGTCAATAAAGTTTTTCATTAGTAAACCAACAGTATAGCAGAggtagtttttgttttaatgtgataTTCTTACAATATCCTGCATATATTCACTTTTATATCAGAAACAATCACAGGTGCTTATTTGAATTTGCCATGATGTCCTATCACAGTCATTACACGACTTATTATTAGTGAACCCTGTGAGATGAAACAGCCTTGACAGATAACTAGTGCTGCTGGGACCTTTGTGTGTCTGCTGGAGTACCCCAGAAGCAAGAGGGCCAAGGGCACGAGTGTGGCGAGGACGTAAGTGATCTCATTTTCCTATGATTTAGTTTGTGCAACATGTAGGCTCTACTTCAGTCACTGCTCACTCCTGTCTCTTGTTTTTCCCTCAGGGGCCAGTACTGCTTCACTGTGGTTGTGAAATCCTTTGGGCCACTCACAAGAAACTACTATGTCAGAGCATTTCTACATGCTGCGTGAGTTCATTATATCAGCCACTTTCCTTTGCTTGACAGCATTCCTCTCATTCACCATCTCACCATCAAAAGACAAAGGACTATATTGTCTCTTGTCCTCAAAAGCTATGTCTCTTTTGTAGAATCTGTGTACCTGGAGGTTTTATGCTCGCTACTGTCCTCGGATGCGTCTGCCTTGGCATTGCCAGCCTCATCTACCTTGTGGTAAGTTGGTACCTTTTACCATATCAATCTCCAGTTAGAGCAGGTTGAATATACTCAACACTGATAAAGTTGTTAGATGAGGCAGGAAGTGGTGGGCCTGATGGAAACAAGGAAATAGCAACAAGGAAGGGACTGTTTCATTACTGGTACCTCTGTTGAGACATGGCCTTGCAGTTATGAAATCTGACCAGTCAGGGGTGTGCCTGAACTCTTCAGAAGTACGTGATGTGGTAACCAGAGTTATAAAGCCTTCCAGGCTGCACAGTTTATCTCATtataaacatgcacacaaatatgAGTGTACAGGATAAGGGCCACTGATATGTACCCTCACATTATTGTTGTTAGGGTTTG
The Epinephelus lanceolatus isolate andai-2023 chromosome 2, ASM4190304v1, whole genome shotgun sequence DNA segment above includes these coding regions:
- the cyba gene encoding cytochrome b-245 light chain; the encoded protein is MGKIEWAMWANEQALASGLILLTGGIVGVAGQFRGWQFAAYAVAAGTFVCLLEYPRSKRAKGTSVARTGQYCFTVVVKSFGPLTRNYYVRAFLHAAICVPGGFMLATVLGCVCLGIASLIYLVAAIRGEHWEPILPRKDVSRGAAGGPDSIKQPPQNPPPRPPPEMRRKRVDDLEGAAYDNPIPVTD
- the mvda gene encoding diphosphomevalonate decarboxylase, producing the protein MDKPNIVTCTAPVNIAVIKYWGKRNEDLILPINSSLSVTLHQDQLKTTTTVATSRSFQEDRIWLNGKEEDITHPRLQSCLREIRRLARKRRNDGDPALDSTCLSHKVHICSVNNFPTAAGLASSAAGFACLVYTLARVFGVEGELSGIARQGSGSACRSMYGGFVQWIMGQKDDGKDSLAQQVEPETHWPELRILVLVASAERKPVGSTSGMQTSVQTSCLLKHRAESVVPGRMTQMIEAVRRKDFAAFAELTMKDSNQFHATCLDTYPPIFYLNSVSQQVINLVHRYNRHYGETRLAYTFDAGPNAVIFTLQQHVPEFVQAVQHFFPPETNGGQFFKGLPVNHAALSEELKQAIGLEPMPKGISYIISTKAGPGPRVVEDHTQHLLGSDGLPKKTV